A single Calidifontibacter indicus DNA region contains:
- the mrdA gene encoding penicillin-binding protein 2, with protein MIRRRGGIEYPDGHRPAGRAPYPTRIWALLLVAVLVFGVLAGRLFQLQVVDGPQMRQAAERINTRTITVPATRGRILAVDGTPLVTNGSTAMLTIDPTVLADSKDGGRALLTRVQQLVGGDVEQMLARTRACGTAGAPPAPVCFSGSPVEPIPVLGDVDPGLAMTLLERPEDFPGIAVQQVQVRRFPAPSAVNAAQVIGYLGRTNSDDLQRNPSLTAADVIGRSGLELSQDKALRGTAGETVLAVDARGLPVSTVSTRPPTSGRDVVTHLDLPVQRAAESALSDTIARLRAAKRPTTGGAALVLDASSGAVVAMASNPSYDPLVWTGGISSADYARLTAPSANNPLMNRAIAQLQPPASTFKAVSLPAAIATGIDPKGHYQCSSSVTVGSRVFKNYESAAFGSIDLPTALEVSCDTVFYRWAYARWIAEGGIKADASTPNPFTDTAVSFGFGKPTGIDLPGEAAGNVPGRQWKVNQWNAMKATTCRRATTGYPEVKDKAQADYFKQLAVENCRYGYQWQAGDAVNLSIGQGDMLVSPLQLAVAYAAVANGGTLWQPQVVAATRTADGSSRTAVTPHRTGTVSMPAEARPVLLDGLRRVVTEPAGTAHAGFATFPADYPVSGKTGTGEVYGKDATAWFASYGPKLPSGKQYVVVVMIEQGGLAASAAVPAARQIWDVLRTRP; from the coding sequence GTGATTCGGCGGCGCGGCGGCATCGAGTATCCCGACGGCCACCGTCCGGCCGGGCGGGCGCCGTACCCCACCCGCATCTGGGCGCTGCTGCTCGTCGCCGTGCTGGTGTTCGGGGTGCTCGCCGGACGGCTCTTCCAACTGCAGGTGGTCGACGGCCCCCAGATGCGGCAGGCCGCCGAGCGCATCAACACCCGCACGATCACCGTGCCGGCCACCCGCGGTCGCATCCTCGCTGTCGACGGCACCCCGCTGGTCACCAACGGGTCGACCGCCATGCTGACGATCGACCCCACGGTGCTGGCCGACAGCAAGGACGGCGGCCGCGCGCTGCTGACCCGGGTGCAGCAACTCGTCGGCGGCGACGTGGAACAGATGCTGGCCCGCACCCGGGCCTGCGGCACGGCGGGCGCACCGCCGGCCCCCGTCTGCTTCTCCGGGAGCCCGGTCGAACCGATCCCGGTGCTCGGCGACGTCGATCCCGGGCTGGCGATGACCTTGCTCGAACGCCCCGAGGACTTCCCTGGCATCGCCGTCCAGCAGGTGCAGGTGCGCCGCTTCCCGGCGCCGTCGGCGGTCAACGCGGCACAGGTGATCGGCTACCTTGGCCGCACGAACAGCGATGACCTGCAACGCAATCCGTCACTGACCGCCGCCGACGTCATCGGGCGCAGCGGCCTCGAACTCAGTCAGGACAAGGCGTTGCGTGGCACCGCCGGTGAGACGGTGCTTGCCGTCGACGCCCGCGGGTTGCCGGTGAGCACGGTGAGCACCCGGCCCCCGACGTCCGGACGCGATGTCGTCACCCACCTCGACCTGCCGGTGCAGCGGGCCGCCGAGTCGGCGCTGTCGGACACGATCGCCCGGTTGCGGGCCGCGAAGCGTCCGACGACCGGGGGAGCGGCACTGGTGCTCGACGCATCGAGCGGCGCCGTCGTGGCGATGGCCAGCAACCCCAGCTACGACCCCCTGGTCTGGACCGGCGGCATCAGCTCGGCCGACTACGCCCGCCTCACCGCACCCTCGGCGAACAACCCGTTGATGAACCGGGCGATCGCGCAACTGCAACCCCCGGCGTCGACCTTCAAGGCGGTGAGCCTGCCGGCCGCGATCGCCACCGGCATCGATCCGAAGGGGCACTACCAGTGCTCGTCGTCGGTCACCGTCGGCAGCCGGGTCTTCAAGAACTACGAGTCGGCGGCGTTCGGATCGATCGACCTGCCCACCGCGCTCGAGGTCTCCTGCGACACCGTCTTCTACCGCTGGGCCTACGCCCGGTGGATCGCCGAGGGCGGCATCAAGGCCGACGCATCCACCCCGAACCCGTTCACCGACACCGCCGTCTCGTTCGGCTTCGGCAAACCCACCGGCATCGACCTACCGGGCGAGGCAGCCGGCAACGTGCCCGGGCGCCAGTGGAAGGTGAATCAGTGGAACGCGATGAAGGCCACCACCTGCCGCCGTGCGACAACCGGCTACCCCGAGGTGAAGGACAAGGCGCAGGCCGACTACTTCAAGCAGTTGGCGGTCGAGAACTGCCGGTACGGCTACCAGTGGCAGGCCGGTGACGCCGTCAACCTCTCGATCGGTCAGGGCGACATGCTCGTCAGCCCGCTGCAACTGGCGGTAGCGTACGCCGCCGTCGCCAACGGCGGAACGCTCTGGCAGCCGCAGGTGGTCGCGGCCACCCGCACCGCCGACGGTTCCTCCCGCACCGCCGTCACCCCGCACCGCACCGGCACCGTGTCGATGCCTGCCGAGGCTCGTCCGGTGCTGCTTGACGGCCTGCGGCGCGTGGTCACCGAACCGGCCGGCACCGCGCACGCGGGCTTTGCGACCTTCCCCGCCGACTACCCGGTCTCGGGCAAGACCGGCACCGGCGAGGTCTACGGCAAGGACGCCACCGCATGGTTCGCGTCGTACGGACCCAAGCTGCCCAGCGGCAAGCAGTACGTCGTCGTCGTGATGATCGAACAGGGCGGCCTCGCCGCATCGGCCGCGGTGCCCGCCGCCCGGCAGATCTGGGACGTGCTGCGCACCCGGCCGTGA
- the rpsO gene encoding 30S ribosomal protein S15: MPLTTARKAEIVAEYGTSKGDTGSPEVQVALLTERIRELTEHARQHPHDHHSRRGLLLLVGQRKRLLRYLEDIDVERYRSLIKRLGLRR, encoded by the coding sequence ATGCCGCTCACCACCGCCCGTAAGGCCGAGATCGTTGCCGAGTACGGCACCAGCAAGGGCGACACCGGTTCGCCCGAGGTGCAGGTCGCACTGCTCACCGAGCGCATTCGCGAGCTCACCGAGCACGCCCGTCAGCACCCGCACGACCACCACAGCCGTCGTGGTCTGCTGCTCCTGGTGGGTCAGCGCAAGCGTCTGCTGCGTTACCTCGAAGACATCGACGTGGAGCGTTACCGCTCGCTGATCAAGCGTCTGGGCCTGCGCCGATAA
- a CDS encoding polyribonucleotide nucleotidyltransferase — MEGPEITFAEATIDNGKFGTRTVRFETGRLAKQAAGAVLCYLDDETTLLSTTAAGKQPKDQFDFFPLTVDVEERMYAAGKIPGSFFRREGRPSTDAILTCRLIDRPLRPAFVKGLRNEVQVVITVLSLNPDHQYDVLAINGASASTQISGLPFSGPIGATRVSLIDGQWVAFPNFSDIERSTFDMVVAGRVVGDDVAIMMVEAESTESTWDLVKHQGAQAPTEEVVAQGLEASKKFIRVLCEAQAELASKAAKEVQEFPLFLDYQDDAYTAVEQAGSTDTAAALQIADKQEREGRLDEIKESLKADLAGGGRPLEGRDKEVSAAFRSLQKKLVRERILRDKVRIDGRGLRDIRALSAEVEVLPRVHGSAIFERGETQIMGVTTLNMLRMEQQLDTLSPVTRKRYMHNYNFPPYSTGETGRVGSPKRREIGHGALAERALMPVLPTREEFPYAIRQVSEALGSNGSTSMGSVCASTLALLNAGVPLRAPVAGIAMGLVSAEVDGEVQYAALTDILGAEDAFGDMDFKVAGTKEFVTAIQLDTKLDGIPADVLAGALTQARDARLHILDVMNEAIDAPDEMSPYAPRVIAVKIPVDKIGEVIGPKGKMINQIQEDTGADLSIEDDGTVYIGATDGPSAEAARAAVNAIANPQMPEVGERFLGTVVKTTTFGAFVSLLPGKDGLLHISEVRKLVGGKRIDAVEDVLKIGQKVQVELKEIDPRGKLSLAVVEEAGSGDADAKAEAPAATGPVAEAPASEAAGSDAAVDASDDEVLGDNHADAEGEGGERRRRRRGGRGRGRKNGEGEGGNADEGSDSDSE, encoded by the coding sequence ATGGAGGGTCCAGAAATCACGTTCGCCGAAGCCACCATCGACAACGGCAAGTTCGGCACCCGCACCGTCCGGTTCGAGACCGGACGCCTCGCCAAGCAGGCCGCTGGAGCAGTGCTCTGCTACCTCGACGACGAGACCACCCTGCTGTCGACCACCGCGGCCGGCAAGCAACCGAAAGACCAGTTCGACTTCTTCCCGCTGACGGTCGACGTCGAGGAGCGCATGTACGCCGCGGGCAAGATCCCCGGCAGCTTCTTCCGTCGTGAGGGCCGCCCGTCCACCGACGCGATCCTCACCTGCCGTCTGATCGACCGCCCGCTGCGCCCGGCCTTCGTCAAGGGTCTGCGCAACGAGGTGCAGGTCGTCATCACCGTCCTGTCCCTGAACCCCGACCACCAGTACGACGTGCTGGCGATCAACGGTGCCTCGGCCTCGACCCAGATCTCGGGTCTGCCGTTCTCCGGCCCGATCGGTGCCACCCGCGTGTCGCTGATCGACGGCCAGTGGGTCGCGTTCCCCAACTTCTCCGACATCGAGCGTTCGACCTTCGACATGGTCGTCGCCGGTCGTGTCGTCGGTGACGACGTCGCGATCATGATGGTCGAGGCCGAGTCGACCGAGTCGACCTGGGATCTCGTGAAGCACCAGGGTGCGCAGGCGCCGACCGAAGAGGTCGTCGCTCAGGGCCTGGAAGCCTCGAAGAAGTTCATCCGCGTGCTGTGCGAAGCGCAGGCGGAGCTGGCTTCCAAGGCTGCCAAGGAGGTGCAGGAGTTCCCGCTGTTCCTGGACTACCAGGACGACGCGTACACCGCCGTCGAGCAGGCCGGTTCGACCGACACCGCCGCCGCGCTGCAGATCGCGGACAAGCAGGAGCGCGAGGGTCGCCTCGACGAGATCAAGGAGTCGCTCAAGGCCGACCTGGCCGGCGGGGGACGCCCGCTGGAGGGCCGCGACAAGGAGGTCTCCGCGGCGTTCCGTTCGCTGCAGAAGAAGCTCGTGCGTGAGCGCATCCTGCGCGACAAGGTGCGCATCGACGGCCGCGGTCTGCGCGACATCCGTGCGCTGTCCGCCGAGGTCGAGGTGCTCCCGCGGGTGCACGGTTCGGCCATCTTCGAGCGCGGCGAGACCCAGATCATGGGCGTCACCACGCTGAACATGCTGCGCATGGAGCAGCAGCTGGACACCCTGTCGCCGGTGACCCGCAAGCGCTACATGCACAACTACAACTTCCCGCCGTACTCGACCGGTGAGACCGGCCGCGTGGGTTCGCCCAAGCGCCGCGAGATCGGTCACGGCGCCCTGGCCGAGCGCGCGCTCATGCCGGTGCTGCCCACCCGCGAGGAGTTCCCGTACGCGATCCGTCAGGTGTCCGAGGCGCTCGGCTCCAACGGTTCGACGTCGATGGGTTCGGTCTGCGCGTCCACCCTCGCCCTGCTGAACGCCGGTGTGCCGCTGCGCGCCCCGGTCGCCGGCATCGCGATGGGTCTGGTCTCCGCGGAGGTCGACGGTGAGGTGCAGTACGCCGCACTGACCGACATCCTCGGCGCCGAGGACGCCTTCGGCGACATGGACTTCAAGGTCGCCGGCACCAAGGAGTTCGTCACCGCCATCCAGCTCGACACCAAGCTCGACGGCATCCCCGCCGACGTGCTCGCCGGCGCGCTGACCCAGGCCCGTGACGCCCGCCTGCACATCCTCGACGTGATGAACGAGGCGATCGACGCTCCCGACGAGATGTCGCCGTACGCCCCGCGCGTCATCGCGGTGAAGATCCCGGTCGACAAGATCGGTGAGGTCATCGGCCCGAAGGGCAAGATGATCAACCAGATCCAGGAGGACACCGGCGCGGACCTCTCGATCGAGGACGACGGCACCGTCTACATCGGTGCCACCGACGGTCCGTCGGCCGAGGCCGCCCGCGCCGCGGTCAACGCGATCGCCAACCCGCAGATGCCCGAGGTCGGCGAGCGCTTCCTCGGCACCGTGGTGAAGACGACCACCTTCGGTGCGTTCGTATCGCTGCTGCCGGGCAAGGACGGCCTGCTGCACATCTCCGAGGTGCGCAAGCTGGTCGGCGGCAAGCGGATCGACGCCGTCGAGGACGTCCTGAAGATCGGCCAGAAGGTGCAGGTCGAGCTCAAGGAGATCGACCCGCGCGGCAAGCTGTCGCTGGCTGTGGTGGAGGAGGCCGGCAGCGGTGACGCCGACGCCAAGGCCGAGGCTCCGGCCGCCACCGGCCCGGTCGCCGAGGCTCCGGCCTCGGAAGCTGCCGGTTCGGACGCCGCCGTCGACGCCTCGGACGACGAGGTGCTGGGTGACAACCACGCCGATGCCGAGGGCGAGGGTGGCGAGCGTCGCCGTCGTCGTCGCGGTGGTCGCGGTCGCGGCCGCAAGAACGGTGAAGGGGAGGGCGGCAACGCCGACGAGGGTTCGGACTCCGACTCCGAGTGA
- a CDS encoding prenyltransferase/squalene oxidase repeat-containing protein, whose translation MTLNTTARAGLAGTAALAALALAGTSTAQAATTPEVGVASYLVSQLAAGGHHLSTTFDGTPYADYGLTNDAILALATTGAGQTEMGRAADYMVANGSAYYGAGAERYSGSLAKQIVMLKATGRSTGALVTDLRGLEAANGRFSDKSEYGDYSNNLSQSWALIALKRSGVNPSANAIAFLKSQQCTDGGFKLNPGDTGCASDPDATSFAVQALAAVGDSAAATRGADYLAGKQQASGGVGGGSTTSAVNSNSTGLAAVAFSVTGKSANAARATAFVKSLQFGCDAPAPLRGAIAYDRATYTTKLAAGAPGDQENRSTVQAAFGLTLQPYVSVTAHGAATAAVDCSTTTSSSTSSTSASTTSSTSSSSASTTSPTTSVAASSTSTVTGPAVVTDGPTGDGGADLGVLAGAVALIATVGAGAGAYGRRRK comes from the coding sequence ATGACCCTCAACACCACCGCCCGCGCGGGTCTCGCGGGCACTGCCGCGCTCGCCGCCCTTGCCCTGGCCGGCACGTCGACCGCTCAGGCCGCGACCACCCCCGAGGTCGGTGTCGCGTCCTACCTCGTCTCGCAGCTCGCTGCCGGCGGACACCACCTGTCCACCACCTTCGACGGCACCCCGTACGCCGACTACGGCCTCACCAACGACGCGATCCTCGCGCTCGCCACGACCGGCGCCGGGCAGACCGAGATGGGCCGTGCCGCCGACTACATGGTCGCGAACGGCAGCGCCTACTACGGTGCCGGTGCCGAGCGCTACAGCGGGTCGCTGGCCAAGCAGATCGTCATGCTCAAGGCCACCGGACGCTCGACCGGCGCACTGGTCACTGACCTGCGCGGCCTCGAGGCGGCGAACGGGCGATTCTCCGACAAGTCCGAGTACGGCGACTACTCCAACAACCTGTCCCAGTCGTGGGCGCTCATCGCGCTCAAGCGCTCGGGCGTGAACCCTTCGGCCAATGCCATCGCCTTCCTGAAGTCCCAGCAGTGCACCGACGGCGGGTTCAAGCTCAACCCCGGCGACACCGGCTGCGCCAGCGACCCGGACGCGACCTCCTTCGCGGTGCAGGCGCTCGCAGCCGTGGGCGACAGTGCTGCCGCCACCCGCGGTGCCGACTACCTCGCCGGGAAGCAGCAGGCGTCCGGTGGTGTGGGCGGCGGCTCGACCACCTCCGCCGTGAACAGCAACAGCACCGGCCTGGCCGCCGTCGCCTTCTCGGTGACCGGCAAGTCGGCCAACGCCGCTCGTGCGACCGCGTTCGTGAAGTCGCTGCAGTTCGGCTGCGACGCGCCGGCGCCGTTGCGCGGCGCCATCGCCTACGACCGTGCGACCTACACCACCAAGTTGGCCGCGGGGGCACCCGGTGACCAGGAGAACCGCAGCACCGTGCAGGCGGCGTTCGGGCTCACCCTGCAGCCGTACGTGTCGGTGACCGCGCACGGCGCCGCGACCGCGGCCGTCGACTGCAGCACGACTACCAGCAGCAGCACGTCGAGCACCTCGGCGTCCACCACGTCGTCCACATCGTCCTCGTCAGCGTCCACCACGTCTCCCACCACGTCGGTGGCCGCTTCGTCGACCTCGACCGTGACCGGCCCGGCGGTCGTCACCGACGGCCCGACCGGTGACGGGGGAGCCGACCTCGGCGTGCTGGCCGGGGCCGTGGCGCTCATCGCCACCGTCGGCGCAGGGGCTGGAGCCTATGGCCGCCGTCGCAAGTGA
- a CDS encoding ABC transporter ATP-binding protein yields MSWAAIKFQNVTITYSGEDRPAVRDVTFELEQGELAVLVGRTGAGKSTVLGAINGLVPHFTGGTLTGHVRVHGRDTRDHLPRQMADLVGYVGQDPLAGFVTDTVEEELAYGMEQFGIEPQVMRKRVEETLDLLGIADLRNMPLRDLSGGQQQRVAIGSVLTLQPQVLVLDEPTSALDPTGAEDVLATITRLVHDLSVTVVMAEHRIERVLQYADTLIHVTRDGLVEVGEPASIMQHASVAPPVVELGRDQGWTPLPLSVRDARRRARPLQQELAAREVPSPSPAQSPTVEGPTVLSAHGVRVTYGDFTAVRDVDLELRGGVVTALMGRNGSGKSSLMWALQGAGKLKAGAVRVGDVEPRTLAAPQRRTVVGMVPQTAADLLYLESVAAECAQADKESEAEPGTCLRLLREMVPDIVLDRHPRDLSEGQRLSVVLAIQLTARPQVVLLDEPTRGLDYAAKAALRNTLRQCAARGQAVLVSSHDVEFVAQTADEVVFMADGDVVSTGSTARVLLGSPAFAPQVAKILAPLPLLTVDAVRALRGAPA; encoded by the coding sequence ATGAGTTGGGCCGCAATCAAATTCCAGAACGTCACGATCACCTACTCGGGCGAGGACCGCCCGGCGGTGCGCGACGTGACCTTCGAGCTGGAACAGGGCGAGCTCGCCGTGCTCGTCGGGCGGACGGGTGCGGGCAAGTCGACCGTGCTCGGCGCGATCAACGGGCTGGTGCCGCACTTCACCGGTGGCACCCTCACCGGCCATGTGCGGGTGCACGGGCGCGATACCCGCGATCACCTGCCGCGGCAGATGGCAGATCTCGTGGGCTACGTCGGGCAGGACCCGCTGGCCGGGTTCGTCACCGACACCGTCGAGGAGGAACTCGCCTACGGGATGGAGCAGTTCGGCATCGAGCCGCAGGTGATGCGCAAGCGGGTCGAGGAGACACTCGACCTGCTGGGCATCGCCGACCTGCGCAACATGCCGTTGCGTGACCTGTCCGGCGGGCAGCAGCAACGCGTCGCGATCGGCAGCGTGCTCACCCTGCAGCCCCAGGTGCTCGTGCTCGACGAACCGACCTCGGCGCTCGACCCGACCGGGGCCGAGGACGTGCTCGCCACCATCACCCGGCTGGTGCATGACCTGTCGGTCACCGTCGTTATGGCCGAGCACCGCATCGAGCGGGTGCTGCAGTACGCCGACACTCTCATCCATGTCACCCGCGACGGGTTGGTCGAGGTCGGTGAACCGGCGTCGATCATGCAGCACGCGAGCGTCGCACCCCCGGTGGTCGAACTCGGGCGTGACCAGGGGTGGACGCCACTGCCGCTGTCGGTGCGAGACGCGCGGCGGCGCGCCCGCCCGCTGCAGCAGGAACTCGCCGCCCGCGAGGTCCCTTCCCCGAGCCCTGCGCAGAGCCCGACAGTCGAAGGCCCGACCGTCCTGAGCGCGCACGGGGTGCGGGTCACGTACGGCGACTTCACCGCCGTCCGCGACGTCGACCTCGAGCTGCGGGGCGGGGTCGTCACCGCGCTGATGGGTCGCAACGGGTCGGGCAAGTCGTCGCTGATGTGGGCGCTGCAGGGCGCCGGGAAGCTCAAGGCCGGCGCCGTGCGGGTCGGCGACGTCGAACCGCGCACGCTCGCCGCGCCGCAGCGCCGCACCGTCGTCGGGATGGTGCCGCAGACCGCCGCCGACCTGCTCTACCTGGAGTCGGTGGCCGCCGAATGCGCCCAGGCCGACAAGGAGAGTGAGGCCGAGCCGGGCACCTGTCTGCGGTTGTTACGCGAGATGGTGCCCGACATCGTGCTCGACCGGCACCCGCGTGACCTGTCCGAAGGGCAACGGTTGTCGGTGGTGCTCGCGATCCAGCTGACCGCGCGGCCGCAGGTGGTGCTGCTCGACGAACCGACCCGCGGCCTCGACTACGCCGCGAAAGCCGCGCTACGAAACACGTTGCGGCAGTGCGCAGCTCGCGGCCAGGCGGTGCTCGTGTCGAGTCACGACGTCGAGTTCGTCGCGCAGACCGCCGACGAGGTCGTGTTCATGGCCGACGGCGACGTCGTCTCCACCGGGTCGACGGCCCGGGTGCTGTTGGGGTCACCGGCGTTCGCGCCCCAGGTCGCGAAGATCCTGGCGCCGCTGCCGTTGCTGACGGTCGACGCCGTCCGCGCACTGCGAGGGGCGCCCGCGTGA
- a CDS encoding energy-coupling factor transporter transmembrane component T, with amino-acid sequence MVAGSTGGWAPRFVHPGAWWLWACCLGAAATQTTNPMLLLLALGAVVFVVVNRRPNAPWARSFRMYLYLGVFVVVSRVLLFVLVGAKTGPTVLVRLPAVDLPSWAAGIQLLGPIAVEDLAAAASEGLRLATMITCFGAANVLANPRRLLRSLPAAVRDVGTAVVIALTVVPQLAESAVRVRRARQLRGSTASGLRGVPQIALPVLQDTLDRSLLLAASMDARGFGNRAETTRRDSILMGALSLGGLMALCVGLYGLLGESTSADGEQTGTPVWIGRGFVVLGLLLGALGLWWGGRKVPYSVYRPDPWGTAESLVALCGVAAFVLVLEALRDDPIAASLVVDPTVQVPHVPLLAVVALLVAALPGLITPALPATPKRAARARAFEESAG; translated from the coding sequence GTGGTCGCAGGCAGTACCGGAGGATGGGCGCCCCGCTTCGTGCACCCTGGGGCGTGGTGGCTGTGGGCGTGTTGCCTCGGTGCCGCCGCCACCCAGACCACCAATCCGATGCTGCTTCTGCTCGCGCTCGGCGCGGTCGTCTTCGTGGTGGTCAACCGTCGTCCCAATGCACCGTGGGCTCGGTCGTTCCGGATGTACCTCTACCTCGGCGTGTTCGTCGTGGTCAGCCGGGTGCTCCTGTTCGTGCTCGTCGGCGCCAAGACCGGGCCGACCGTGCTGGTGCGGCTGCCGGCGGTCGACCTTCCCTCGTGGGCTGCCGGCATCCAGTTGCTCGGGCCGATCGCCGTGGAAGACCTGGCCGCGGCGGCGAGCGAGGGCCTGCGATTGGCCACGATGATCACGTGCTTCGGCGCGGCCAACGTGCTCGCCAACCCGCGACGGCTGCTGCGGTCGCTGCCGGCCGCGGTGCGTGACGTCGGCACGGCCGTCGTCATCGCCCTGACCGTGGTGCCGCAGCTGGCCGAGAGCGCGGTGCGGGTGCGGCGCGCGCGGCAGCTGCGGGGGAGCACCGCGTCGGGTTTGCGCGGCGTGCCGCAGATCGCGCTGCCGGTGCTGCAGGACACCCTCGACCGGTCGTTGCTGCTGGCCGCCTCGATGGATGCGCGGGGCTTCGGCAACCGGGCCGAGACCACCCGCCGCGACAGTATCCTGATGGGGGCGCTGTCGCTCGGTGGACTGATGGCGTTGTGTGTCGGGTTGTACGGACTGCTCGGCGAATCGACCTCCGCCGACGGCGAACAGACCGGCACACCGGTGTGGATCGGACGCGGATTCGTCGTACTCGGTCTGCTGCTGGGGGCGCTCGGGCTCTGGTGGGGCGGACGGAAGGTGCCGTACTCGGTCTACCGGCCCGACCCGTGGGGCACCGCGGAATCCCTCGTTGCGTTGTGCGGGGTGGCCGCCTTCGTGCTGGTGCTCGAGGCTCTGCGCGACGATCCCATCGCGGCCTCGTTGGTCGTCGACCCCACCGTCCAGGTGCCGCACGTGCCGTTGCTCGCGGTGGTGGCCTTGCTGGTCGCGGCACTTCCCGGGCTCATCACGCCGGCCCTGCCCGCCACACCGAAACGCGCAGCGCGCGCCAGAGCTTTCGAGGAGAGCGCCGGATGA
- a CDS encoding ECF transporter S component, with protein sequence MRSGAAIPLKPRSALAIALVSVVGVVGFAWPLFVDASSSMAGSHRSDAPFLFALMLPLLLMVVLAELSDGGIDSKAIAMLGVLSAVDAMLRPLGAGTGGIEVMFFLLVLAGRVFGAGFGFVLGCTSMFASAVLTAGIGPWLPFQMLGAGWVALGAGLLPPVRGKIEIALLAGYGALAGLLYGWVLNFWFWPLGTAGEPAISVVPGGPILTNLQHFFAFNLATSLGWDIGRAITTLVLILLTGRPILLTLRRASRKAAFGAAPTT encoded by the coding sequence GTGAGGTCAGGTGCGGCGATCCCGCTCAAGCCGCGGTCGGCGCTGGCGATCGCGCTGGTGTCGGTCGTCGGTGTCGTCGGGTTCGCCTGGCCGTTGTTCGTCGACGCGTCGTCGTCGATGGCAGGCAGCCATCGCAGTGATGCGCCGTTCCTGTTCGCGCTCATGTTGCCGCTGCTGCTCATGGTGGTGCTCGCCGAACTGTCCGACGGTGGCATCGACTCCAAGGCCATTGCGATGCTCGGGGTGCTCTCCGCGGTCGATGCGATGCTGCGTCCGCTGGGTGCGGGCACCGGCGGCATCGAGGTGATGTTCTTCCTGCTCGTGCTTGCCGGACGCGTGTTCGGCGCCGGGTTCGGGTTCGTGCTGGGCTGCACGAGCATGTTCGCCTCGGCGGTGCTGACGGCGGGGATCGGCCCGTGGCTGCCGTTCCAGATGCTCGGGGCCGGTTGGGTGGCACTGGGCGCCGGGCTGTTGCCGCCGGTGCGCGGCAAGATCGAGATCGCGCTCCTCGCCGGCTACGGAGCACTGGCCGGGCTGCTCTACGGGTGGGTGCTCAACTTCTGGTTCTGGCCGCTCGGCACCGCGGGGGAGCCCGCCATCTCGGTGGTGCCCGGCGGACCCATTCTGACCAACCTGCAGCACTTCTTCGCGTTCAACCTGGCCACCTCGCTCGGCTGGGACATCGGGCGCGCGATCACCACCCTCGTCCTCATCCTGCTCACCGGCCGACCGATCCTGCTCACGCTGCGGCGGGCGTCGCGCAAGGCCGCGTTCGGTGCGGCCCCGACCACCTGA
- a CDS encoding LLM class flavin-dependent oxidoreductase: protein MNGFGFLSFGHYGFQGYGAREMLQQAVELSVGADELGINGAYFRVHHFAKQAASPMPLLSAIAARTKHIEVGTGVIDMRYENPLHLAEEAAALDLLSDGRVALGVSRGSPEPALRGWEAFGYTGSTDPRGADIARPKFDRFLDAVRGVPLAEADPAQFGSSQKLRVEPHSPGLADRVWWGAGSRDTAVAAARMGVNLMSSTLLTEATGQAFGDLQAEQIQVFRDAWKEAGHQRTPRVSVSRSVFPIMNSQDQMYFGLRSGDSADQIGVIDGFRSTFGKTYAAEPDELVEQLRDDAAVMEADTLMLTIPAQLGVEYNLHILGSFAEHVAPGLGWKPNTQGPVVGNPID, encoded by the coding sequence ATGAACGGTTTCGGATTCTTGAGCTTCGGCCACTACGGCTTCCAGGGCTATGGAGCTCGCGAGATGCTGCAACAGGCGGTCGAGCTGTCGGTCGGTGCCGATGAGCTCGGGATCAACGGTGCGTACTTCCGGGTGCACCACTTCGCGAAGCAGGCGGCGTCGCCGATGCCGCTGTTGAGCGCAATTGCCGCGCGTACCAAGCACATCGAGGTGGGCACCGGTGTCATCGACATGCGCTACGAGAACCCGCTTCATCTCGCCGAGGAGGCTGCCGCACTCGATCTGCTGTCCGACGGCAGGGTCGCGCTCGGCGTGAGCCGGGGGTCACCGGAGCCCGCGCTGCGCGGCTGGGAGGCGTTCGGCTACACCGGTTCGACCGACCCCCGCGGCGCCGACATCGCGCGTCCGAAGTTCGATCGCTTCCTCGACGCCGTCCGCGGTGTGCCGCTGGCCGAGGCGGACCCGGCGCAGTTCGGGTCCTCGCAGAAGCTCCGGGTCGAGCCGCACTCGCCCGGGCTCGCCGACCGTGTCTGGTGGGGTGCGGGCAGCCGCGACACCGCCGTGGCCGCCGCGCGTATGGGTGTCAACCTGATGAGCTCGACGCTGCTGACCGAGGCGACCGGCCAGGCCTTCGGCGACCTTCAAGCAGAACAGATCCAGGTCTTCCGCGACGCCTGGAAGGAAGCCGGGCACCAGCGCACTCCACGAGTTTCGGTGAGCCGCAGCGTCTTCCCGATCATGAACAGCCAGGACCAGATGTACTTCGGACTGCGGTCCGGCGACAGCGCCGACCAGATCGGTGTCATCGACGGATTCCGCTCGACGTTCGGTAAGACCTACGCGGCAGAGCCGGACGAGTTGGTGGAGCAGTTGCGCGACGACGCCGCCGTCATGGAGGCCGACACGCTGATGCTGACCATCCCCGCGCAACTGGGTGTGGAGTACAACCTGCACATCCTCGGGTCGTTCGCGGAGCATGTCGCGCCGGGCCTGGGCTGGAAGCCCAACACGCAGGGGCCGGTCGTCGGAAACCCGATCGACTGA